A genome region from Baekduia alba includes the following:
- a CDS encoding chemotaxis protein CheA, whose translation MDTSEYLPMFLAECRENLQELNLAVVRLEEAPDDRETVDAIFRIAHSLKGMAATMGFEGMATLTHKMEDVLELLRQRGGELSREVVDVLLACLDALSGAVDAIDADGAEGLDPAVLVERLQALVRDKDDPEAVEPEIQQAPPVPPRLAQVGDGRVVLEIHAVLAEDAQMPAVRAFQVLAAAGEHGDVLRSTPAEGEVDGFDGRIVEVLLATDHEVEDVATAIRGVPDVADARVAEHVVEAVEESAPLAAVEEDGALASAAAPTAAPAAAKKAGHQTVRVDAERLDQLMHLMGELVVQRTHVEALSLEADVPGLSQAMQELTRSSHALQAMVMQIRMIPIEAVFMRFPRLVRDVASKLDKHVELDLVGKETELDRTVVDAIGDPLVHLIRNSLDHGLETPADRIAAGKAPTGTLTIAARHAGGSIAITVKDDGHGINPQKVAAAAVERGLITREQAQLIDMRGAIELLFAPGFSTAAEVGALSGRGVGMDAVREKIRELGGEVTVTSVQGEGTVNEIRLPLTLAIMSALLVEAGEQPFGIPLQRVERTMRLDDNPVRSVAGRKMLVLKDEALPLRRAVDAFGGAAGVDGVDTPDTHVVIVRGQEGSIALSVSKLIGQRELVTRPLPPNVAQEAAVSGAAVLSNGDIVLLADCDALTLNTHPALSASERSTPLTAAV comes from the coding sequence ATGGACACCTCCGAGTACCTCCCCATGTTCCTGGCCGAGTGCCGGGAGAACCTCCAGGAGCTCAACCTCGCCGTCGTGCGCCTCGAGGAGGCCCCCGACGATCGCGAGACGGTCGACGCGATCTTCCGCATCGCCCACTCCTTGAAGGGGATGGCCGCGACCATGGGCTTCGAGGGCATGGCGACCCTCACGCACAAGATGGAGGACGTCCTCGAGCTGCTGCGCCAGCGCGGCGGCGAGCTGTCCCGCGAGGTCGTCGACGTCCTGCTGGCCTGCCTCGACGCGCTGTCGGGCGCGGTCGACGCGATCGACGCCGACGGCGCCGAGGGCCTCGACCCGGCCGTCCTGGTCGAGCGGCTGCAGGCGCTCGTCCGCGACAAGGACGACCCGGAGGCCGTCGAGCCCGAGATCCAGCAGGCGCCGCCGGTCCCGCCGAGGCTCGCGCAGGTCGGCGACGGCCGCGTCGTGCTGGAGATCCACGCGGTCCTCGCCGAGGACGCGCAGATGCCTGCCGTCCGCGCCTTCCAGGTCCTGGCCGCCGCCGGCGAGCACGGCGACGTGCTGCGCTCGACGCCCGCCGAGGGCGAGGTCGACGGCTTCGACGGCCGCATCGTCGAGGTGCTGCTGGCCACCGACCACGAGGTCGAGGACGTCGCCACCGCGATCCGCGGGGTGCCGGACGTCGCCGACGCGCGCGTCGCCGAGCACGTGGTCGAGGCCGTCGAGGAGTCCGCGCCGCTGGCCGCGGTCGAGGAGGACGGCGCGCTCGCGTCGGCCGCCGCGCCGACCGCGGCGCCGGCCGCCGCCAAGAAGGCCGGCCACCAGACCGTCCGCGTCGACGCCGAGCGCCTCGACCAGCTCATGCACCTCATGGGCGAGCTCGTCGTCCAGCGCACGCACGTCGAGGCGCTCTCGCTCGAGGCCGACGTCCCGGGCCTGAGCCAGGCGATGCAGGAGCTCACGCGCTCCTCGCACGCCCTCCAGGCGATGGTCATGCAGATCCGCATGATCCCCATCGAGGCCGTCTTCATGCGCTTCCCGCGCCTCGTGCGCGACGTCGCCAGCAAGCTCGACAAGCACGTCGAGCTGGACCTGGTCGGCAAGGAGACCGAGCTGGACCGCACGGTCGTCGACGCGATCGGCGACCCGCTCGTCCACCTCATCCGCAACTCGCTCGACCACGGCCTCGAGACGCCCGCGGACCGCATCGCCGCCGGCAAGGCGCCGACCGGCACGCTCACGATCGCCGCGCGTCACGCGGGCGGCAGCATCGCGATCACGGTCAAGGACGACGGCCACGGCATCAACCCGCAGAAGGTCGCGGCGGCGGCGGTCGAGCGCGGCCTGATCACGCGCGAGCAGGCGCAGCTGATCGACATGCGCGGCGCCATCGAGCTGCTCTTCGCCCCGGGCTTCAGCACCGCCGCCGAGGTCGGGGCGCTCTCGGGCCGCGGCGTCGGGATGGACGCGGTGCGGGAGAAGATCCGCGAGCTGGGCGGGGAGGTGACGGTGACCTCGGTTCAGGGAGAGGGCACGGTCAACGAGATCCGCCTGCCGTTGACGCTCGCGATCATGTCCGCGCTGCTCGTGGAGGCCGGCGAGCAGCCGTTCGGCATCCCGCTGCAGCGCGTCGAGCGCACCATGCGCCTCGACGACAACCCCGTCCGCTCGGTCGCGGGCCGCAAGATGCTCGTCCTCAAGGACGAGGCCTTGCCCCTGCGGCGCGCGGTCGACGCGTTCGGAGGCGCCGCCGGCGTCGACGGCGTCGACACGCCGGACACCCACGTGGTGATCGTGCGGGGCCAGGAGGGCTCGATCGCCCTCTCGGTCTCCAAGCTGATCGGCCAGCGCGAGCTGGTCACCCGTCCGCTGCCCCCGAACGTCGCCCAGGAAGCGGCGGTCTCGGGTGCGGCCGTGCTGTCCAACGGCGACATCGTGCTGCTGGCGGACTGCGACGCACTGACCCTGAACACCCACCCGGCGTTGTCCGCGTCCGAGCGCTCCACTCCGCTCACGGCCGCCGTCTGA